A stretch of DNA from Anopheles nili chromosome 2, idAnoNiliSN_F5_01, whole genome shotgun sequence:
CGATGCATATGTACGGTCTGGTTTACacgtttttcgtccttccaagGATAacctgtgtgtttgtgttcggTTCCTTCCCCACAGTTATTGACGAGAACCACCTGACGTATGGTGGAGACGCCCCGGATGGTCGATACCCTTACATGGTGCAGTTGCACCGGTTCATGGTAGTGCAGTACATATACCACTGTGGGGGTGTCCTTTTGACGCCAATGTGCTTCCTAACGGCGGGCCACTGTGCGTATCAGATGTATCAGCTGCAGGCGCAGGTTGGCACGTCGTGGCGTGTCGCTGAGAACCAGGGCCAGGTCCGGTATGTCACGCAGATGCTCGTGCACGAAAATTACATTCCAGATGGCGAAACGCACCCGTACGATATCGCGGTGGGACGTGTCGACGAGCCGTTCGTGCTGGATGGTGTTACCGTTGCGACGATCTCTATACTACCGTTTGGGTACGAACGTCCGGCCACCACGGAGGTGATCGGATTTGGGAAGATGGACCAAGATGACACGCTATCGGACCGTTTGCGCTTCGTGATGTGTGAGTTCCAAGAGGTGACGGTTTGCGAGGCGTTCCCACCAGATAACACGTTCTGCATCGGTGAGGCGGGTGCGACCGCTTGTCCGGGCGATTCCGGTGGTCCCATTGTCGGGGAGGTTCAGGGATACACCTGGCTGCTCGGGTTGGTGTCCTTTGGGAAGCAGGTGTGCGGATCGGCACCCTTCATGTGCACGGATGTATCACAGTACACCGATTGGGTGCAGAATGGCATCAATACGCTGATTGCCGGTTAAGGATCTTTCAGGCAAcccgaaccaaaaaaaaagtacgtgttaaaatatttataaatatatttattggTATCTGTTTTTGCTACAAACTAAATCTAGAGTACGTGGGAATGATAAGCAATCAACTTCATTCACCGCATTTACTCCGAAATGATCGAGCTGAACGGTTCGCGAGATGACGCCGCGATCTCGATGAGGGTCAAAATCACCGTGCGCGCGTTTAACGAAAAATCGGCCGCTCAGTACTAGGCGAGCATGATACGTGGAGGCTACTTACAAGTACTCGCTAGCGCTAGCGCTATTGCTAGCGATGCTAGTGCTAGCGGCGCTACTGGTGCTAGTGCTAGTAACGCTAGTGCTAGCGACGTTAGCGCTAGCAGTGGTCCGTGAAAAATCGCTTGCATTTGGTTAATAGGTGGATATAAATCCCTGGAATTAAAACTGCACCAATTGCAACTGCACCCAACAGCACGGGGATGCTAATCAACCCCTCCCGAAACGCCTCGCTGAGCAGAGCAAATTAAATAATGTAAAGAAGggtgaaattgttttccatagcgtgtcccatttttttgtcgtccttGTCACACCTAACCAGAGGCTAACATCGGATTAAATTCCACATTCCGATCCGAACCCCCATCATGCTTGGGGTGGAATGTTATgctgatgatttgtttgaggTTCGATCGGACGGTTGCGGTATCGGTgggcaataatttaaaacagaaaaaaacgccccatcGAAACCATTCAACCAGAATCGAGTACAATTAATGTCCTGCGTGTtcgcaggacgaaagcgagagaaagagagagagagaaagggcaCGTGCCGAGGGAGCAAGAGCGAGCCCGATTGGTAACCACATTTGTGCACATTTATCAACATTATAGCCCGTGTGTTTctgcttttttatgttgtgtCGTTCGGCTCTCATCAGATGAATGAATACCGCGGAGGGCTTTTTATGGATTGTTGCAGCGTTCCGTCCACCGACGAATCGTCCTTGCCACCGCCCGGTGTCATCGTTGAGCTGGGATCATGCAATTTGGTGGCTGAATTCTGAAGGgccaaaagaaaacgcaacacGCGTCCACATTAATTAGGTTAATTatttggaataaaatttatctGCCTTTACCTGTCCAGTGTACGGTGGGTACATTGCGGTTGGGTTGAGGCCCTTCATCGCGGTGCCATTGGATGCAGGATCCGTGGTGGCAGCCATCATCGACATCGGTGCCGTCATCGTTGCTGGCGTTGGTACGGGTTGATGGACACGTGACAGCGTGAACTTCTGCTGTTCGTACGTGCGCCGCATCGCGAGCGCCCGGTTGCGCTGCCAGCGGAAATACACGAAGGTCACTAGTCcgatcagcagcagcgtgaTGAGCAGGATCAGCAACACAAGGTTGTTGTTGGTCGTGAGAAGGAAAACGGGCAAGCAaccgaccagcagcagcaggatgaCGGCCAGCGCGAAAAAGATACCCGCTTTGTAGCAACCGTAGTGTTTTTCTGCATTGGAGAAAGAGAATGTAAAGATGAACGATAAATTGCAGTAAGATTTTGTTTGCATGGTGGACACTAAACTACGATGACTGATAGACcaattattttcatcaaaatcCCCGGTTAGGATGTTTATTCTATTCAAGGATGAATCAAGCTTAGGATGTTTATTccatatttgttttaatacaaAATTTTCCCCAGCATGTCTTTTCTCagcaaacgtttttttttataatctcATCTCTAACTAACACGATCATCGGTTCGATTCGAGCCACTGATAATTGCTGCTGATTACTACCCATATTTTGTTCTCCTCCTTTATTCCATAAATTTCTTTCTTAACGTCTTACTCGCACATTAAAATCTATCTGCTATGTACAACTACGAACTCGTATAACCCTACTCAAACACCTGATTCATCAGGACACCGACCCATTTCCAGAAGTTTCGCTTCACAGGAAACTTCTGCACCGGTTGACGCCGTACCGTTTCCACATCACTGCCCGTCGGCTTC
This window harbors:
- the LOC128729758 gene encoding kallikrein-6-like; this encodes MLPTFVVFLLAIWAVSVRCIFIDENHLTYGGDAPDGRYPYMVQLHRFMVVQYIYHCGGVLLTPMCFLTAGHCAYQMYQLQAQVGTSWRVAENQGQVRYVTQMLVHENYIPDGETHPYDIAVGRVDEPFVLDGVTVATISILPFGYERPATTEVIGFGKMDQDDTLSDRLRFVMCEFQEVTVCEAFPPDNTFCIGEAGATACPGDSGGPIVGEVQGYTWLLGLVSFGKQVCGSAPFMCTDVSQYTDWVQNGINTLIAG
- the LOC128729774 gene encoding uncharacterized protein LOC128729774 gives rise to the protein MACAMSCCSFASGPGHGTRPDSDAHVTEKHYGCYKAGIFFALAVILLLLVGCLPVFLLTTNNNLVLLILLITLLLIGLVTFVYFRWQRNRALAMRRTYEQQKFTLSRVHQPVPTPATMTAPMSMMAATTDPASNGTAMKGLNPTAMYPPYTGQNSATKLHDPSSTMTPGGGKDDSSVDGTLQQSIKSPPRYSFI